One window from the genome of Scyliorhinus torazame isolate Kashiwa2021f chromosome 3, sScyTor2.1, whole genome shotgun sequence encodes:
- the neff2 gene encoding neurofilament light polypeptide has product MSAYDPFNPLRKPWDDYRCGRPTKSSISSTLYSVHRTSAPKRSVRTSSVSSLPDYAERLDLSQVSTLNAELLTLRAQEREQLMDLNDRFATYIEKVHYLEQQNKVLLVELEALRQKQSDPSRLHLIYEQEIRGLRALLDSETNEKMRMEADRDHLREVYSQVKDKYEEEVRLRMEAEDNLQKVREGADKAVLANSDIEGNISSLAEEISFLKKVYGEENAELSAQIQAAHLTVEVEVAKPDLSVALKEIRCQYEKLANKNMQAAEDWYRTKFATVSEMANKNNQAVRSIREETAEYHRLLQSRGSEIDGLKSVIDSLQKQLENLEDRQSKEVRKYLERISELEKDINDAKQEMARYLREYQDLLNVKMALDIEIAAYRKLLEGEEFRLSFSSMQSYS; this is encoded by the exons ATGAGTGCTTACGACCCCTTCAACCCCTTGCGCAAACCTTGGGATGATTACCGATGTGGCCGCCCCACCAAGTCCAGCATCTCCTCCACCCTCTACTCGGTCCACCGCACCTCGGCTCCGAAGCGGTCCGTCAGGACCAGCTCGGTCTCCTCCTTGCCCGACTATGCGGAGAGACTGGACCTCTCCCAGGTCAGCACGCTCAATGCTGAGTTGCTGACCCTGAGGGCCCAGGAGAGGGAGCAGCTGATGGACCTGAACGACCGTTTCGCCACCTACATCGAGAAGGTCCACTACCTGGAGCAGCAGAACAAGGTGCTGCTGGTGGAGCTGGAGGCCCTGAGGCAGAAGCAATCCGACCCATCCCGGCTGCACCTCATCTACGAGCAGGAGATCCGGGGCCTGCGGGCTCTGCTCGACTCGGAGACCAACGAGAAGATGAGGATGGAGGCCGACCGGGACCACCTGAGGGAGGTCTACTCCCAGGTGAAGGACAAATACGAGGAGGAGGTGCGCCTGCGCATGGAGGCCGAGGATAACCTTCAGAAGGTGAGGGAGGGGGCCGACAAAGCAGTGTTGGCCAACAGCGACATTGAGGGCAACATCAGCTCCCTGGCGGAAGAGATCTCCTTCCTGAAGAAGGTGTACGGCGAAGAGAACGCAGAGCTATCCGCTCAGATCCAGGCCGCCCACCTGACGGTGGAAGTGGAGGTGGCCAAACCTGACCTCTCAGTGGCCCTGAAGGAGATCCGCTGTCAGTACGAGAAGCTCGCCAACAAGAACATGCAAGCGGCCGAGGACTGGTACCGCACCAAGTTCGCCACCGTCAGCGAGATGGCCAACAAGAACAACCAGGCGGTCAGGTCCATCCGCGAGGAGACGGCCGAGTACCACCGACTCCTCCAATCCCGTGGCTCGGAGATCGACGGACTGAAGAGCGTCATTGATTCCCTGCAGAAACAGCTGGAGAATCTGGAGGACAGGCAGTCCAAGGAGGTTCGCAAGTACCTG GAAAGGATTAGCGAGCTGGAGAAAGACATCAATGATGCCAAGCAGGAGATGGCTCGTTACCTGAGGGAATATCAGGATCTCCTAAATGTCAAGATGGCTCTAGATATCGAGATTGCAGCTTACAG GAAACTCCTGGAGGGTGAAGAATTCAGACTGAGCTTCTCCTCAATGCAATCCTACAGTTAA